The following coding sequences are from one Schizosaccharomyces osmophilus chromosome 1, complete sequence window:
- the lkh1 gene encoding dual specificity protein kinase Lkh1 produces the protein MNAYKRRRNQAPDWQSYYKNGVPQEVIVIEDSASPRLSPALPAYPSHPIQRCFAPAAPPSMSSPSMNAPLLQPYPFQNHLPSDSRSSRPLSNASSHLSHPYNPWLDYNAALPHPYTTAAPQPPPAPSSAFLVSSSNAIPSYPHPPYVPLSNMPLRPPAQHQAPSAPQLLRPPVSAVHSPAPPSVNQPFPVSPSQPVLPRISLNSSNASYPKMQLPPVQHHHKENQYDLPASYPSFFPSHVSPHQNNGQILPANPVNQKPKEQVNYSSIPNSASTAQAAIPLSPTLAVWLPMTQTNFQPPPTYTYQPSNVTNDSMVVPDPPPPAKPPQPKKRKRNTNSTKKVNCVNVPLVADKLNLNSSVYDDDDGHYKVIPNTNFAERYTVIRLLGHGTFGKVIQCYDQVQGRHVAIKVTRAIPKYREASLIELRVLQTISQNDPTNENKCIELKDYFDYRKHICIVTDLFGWSVFDFLKNNNYIPFSLFHIQSLAHQLFKSVAFLHEIGLVHTDLKPENVLLVSNASKNVRLPYRNYSQKILNNTEIRLIDFGSATFEDEYHSSVVSTRHYRAPEIILGVGWSYPCDIWSLGCIIVELFTGQALFQTHEDNEHLAMMEKVIGPFSYDSISRGSRSTQKFFRTNGSIKYPMSNTPKKSIAYVESLQSLDQLFSSTTSSGITLLLDLLRKIFVYDPAKRITAKEALWHPFFSNALPPNF, from the coding sequence ATGAATGCCTACAAACGTCGTAGGAATCAGGCTCCCGATTGGCAGTcttattataaaaatggCGTTCCTCAAGAAGTCATCGTGATCGAGGATTCTGCTTCTCCTCGTCTTTCTCCTGCCTTGCCTGCTTACCCCTCTCACCCAATACAACGCTGCTTTGCTCCCGCTGCTCCTCCTTCTATGTCTTCTCCATCCATGAATGCTCCCCTTTTACAGCCTTATCCTTTCCAAAATCATCTTCCCTCTGACTCCCGTTCTTCCCGTCCTCTTTCGAATGCCTCTTCTCACCTTTCTCATCCGTATAATCCTTGGCTAGATTACAATGCTGCCCTTCCACATCCCTATACTACGGCCGCTCCACAACCTCCTCCAGCCCCTTCATCTGCCTTTCTTGTTTCCTCTTCCAACGCTATCCCATCTTATCCTCATCCTCCTTATGTTCCGCTCTCTAATATGCCGCTTCGTCCCCCTGCGCAGCATCAGGCACCTTCTGCTCCTCAACTTTTGAGGCCTCCTGTTTCTGCTGTCCATTCCCCTGCTCCTCCTTCTGTTAACCAGCCTTTCCCCGTTTCTCCTTCGCAACCAGTATTGCCCCggatttctttaaattcgTCAAATGCTTCCTACCCAAAAATGCAGCTTCCTCCCGTGCAGCACCAccataaagaaaatcaatatGATTTGCCCGCTTCCTACCCTTCATTCTTTCCTTCTCATGTCTCCCCCCATCAAAACAATGGTCAGATCCTTCCTGCTAATCCCGTAAATCAAAAGCCTAAGGAGCAAGTCAATTACTCTTCCATTCCTAATTCTGCTTCGACGGCACAGGCTGCCATTCCTCTTTCTCCGACTTTAGCCGTCTGGTTACCCATGACTCAAACTAATTTTCAACCTCCTCCAACTTATACCTATCAGCCCTCTAATGTTACAAACGATTCTATGGTCGTCCCTGATCCTCCTCCGCCTGCAAAACCACCTCAGCCTAAAAAGCGGAAGCGTAATACCAACTCAACGAAAAAAGTCAATTGTGTCAATGTTCCCTTAGTAGCTGATAAGTTGAACCTAAATTCTTCCGtttatgatgatgatgatggtCATTATAAAGTAATTCCAAATACCAACTTTGCGGAAAGATATACGGTCATTCGGCTATTGGGTCATGGTACTTTTGGGAAAGTAATCCAGTGTTATGACCAGGTTCAGGGTAGACATGTTGCTATTAAGGTAACTCGAGCAATTCCAAAGTATAGGGAGGCAAGTCTTATTGAACTTCGTGTTCTTCAAACAATCTCTCAAAATGACCCTACAAACGAGAATAAATGTATTGAGCTGAAAGACTATTTTGATTACCGGAAACATATCTGCATCGTTACTGATCTTTTTGGTTGGagtgtttttgatttcctaaaaaacaataattacATACCGTTCTCATTATTTCATATTCAGTCTTTGGCCCATCAACTATTCAAGAGTGTGGCTTTTTTACATGAAATAGGTTTGGTACACACAGATTTGAAACCGGAAAATGTTTTGTTGGTTTCGAATGCATCTAAGAATGTCCGTTTGCCATATCGGAATTACTCTCAAAAGATTCTTAATAATACCGAAATTCGGTTGATCGATTTTGGCAGTGCTACTTTTGAGGATGAATATCATTCTAGCGTGGTAAGTACACGACATTATAGAGCACCTGAAATTATTCTTGGTGTAGGATGGTCCTATCCATGTGATATTTGGAGTTTAGGCTGTATTATAGTTGAACTTTTTACTGGACAAGCTTTGTTTCAAACTCATGAGGATAATGAGCATTTGGCTATGATGGAAAAGGTTATCGGTCCTTTCAGCTATGACTCTATTTCTAGGGGAAGTCGTTCAACacaaaagtttttcagGACAAACGGATCCATAAAGTACCCCATGTCTAAtacaccaaaaaaaagtattgcCTATGTAGAGTCATTACAAAGTTTGGATCAGTTATTTTCCAGTACTACCTCGTCAGGTATAACTCTACTTTTGGATCTTTTAAGgaaaatatttgtttatgacCCCGCAAAACGGATTACTGCAAAGGAGGCTCTGTGGCATCCATTTTTTAGTAATGCTTTACCTCctaatttttaa
- the trz1 gene encoding nuclear 3'-tRNA processing endonuclease tRNAse Z, Trz1: MSKNPTFRATKNFHLQFLTVNSRDTSVIPCVHLFFDSKRYIFGSIGEGCQRAILSQQLKLSKIKDVFLCHGGRVLLESPSSLSSSSVSSVSSPGPLTNTESNSKVDWWDSCGGLIGFLLSMNDACDLPQGENPFTLHGPSEIHYYMSCMRHFTYHTNVDLTIQGYTASSAPEYVDENIRVTPVVISLPSSGRKRKYSDSPALSSTDTTSATSDSTPHWFTHSSNDTAFVVDNALYNTPPPLEEQSPQIFISYIVQSHPSPGKFDAKKAKSLGITKGVDCGKLAKGESITLDNGSTVYPDDVIGSPVPGSTFFFIHCTHESLIDNLIQQPQWSTAPEPVCIIHSVSDEVFNNQKYKQWITSLSTKASNILSPTKAIETVNYPRSASAITALNMLDDSSFPLGKNCHQGNLDSLKRDGFVIACPKMKFMFGKNPGIEYPEAGMDVSQLRNNISEEKPDYKGLVTKSQLLNSSLNLPKDFAGSEIQFCTLGTGSAMPSLYRNVSSNFVKIPKRTSGRDNDSAKVVSSTNNILLDCGEGTLGRLARQYGDSLNDEISSLKWIYISHMHADHHAGVIGVLKLWFSISSTSSKLFLCGPPQFESWLEDYSKLDKLDLSRIVFLSNSAVRRDRSLTDADQIKYRMLLQELDFASFETVAAVHCPFSYCTQFTGNEGWKIAYSGDTRPSEEFIEIGTGATVVIHEATLEDSMQEIAVRKQHSTYSEALRVGQRMNAKSIILTHFSQRYPKLPEVNLTDQQLNVALAFDGMCFKAYEIPKFRNYIEPLAHLFTDDGVTDC; this comes from the exons ATGTCTAAAAATCCGACCTTTCGTGCAACAAAAAACTTTCACCTCCAGTTTTTAACTGTGAACTCGCGAGATACTTCAGTTATTCCTTGCGTTCATCtgttttttgattctaaGCGATATATTTTTGGAAGCATAGGCGAAGGATGCCAGAGAGCCATTCTATCGCAGCAATTGAAGCTctcaaaaataaaggatgtttttttatgtCATGGAGGTCGTGTCCTCTTGGAatctccttcttctttatcCTCTTCATCAGTCTCTTCGGTTTCAAGCCCTGGCCCTTTAACGAATACCGAGAGTAATTCAAAGGTTGACTGGTGGGATTCTTGTGGTGGACTAATAG GTTTTCTGTTATCCATGAATGATGCGTGCGATCTTCCTCAGGGTGAAAACCCTTTCACCCTTCATGGACCAAGCGAAATACACTATTATATGTCTTGTATGCGTCACTTTACTTACCATACTAATGTGGATTTAACCATCCAAGGATATACTGCTTCTTCAGCCCCTGAATATGTCGACGAGAATATTCGTGTAACACCTGTTGTAATTTCTCTGCCGTCAAGCGGAAGAAAACGCAAGTACTCTGACAGTCCTGCTTTATCCAGCACTGACACAACCTCTGCTACATCCGATTCTACACCTCACTGGTTTACCCATTCTTCGAATGATACCGCCTTTGTGGTCGACAACGCATTATATAATACTCCTCCCCCATTGGAAGAACAAAGTCCTCAAATTTTCATCTCTTATATCGTGCAGTCTCATCCTTCTCCAGGAAAGTTTGATGcgaaaaaagcaaagtctTTGGGTATCACTAAAGGTGTTGATTGTGGAAAATTAGCTAAAGGTGAATCAATAACTTTAGATAATGGCTCAACTGTTTACCCTGATGATGTTATAGGTTCTCCTGTCCCAGGATcaactttcttctttatccATTGTACACACGAATCTTTAATTGACAACCTAATTCAGCAGCCTCAATGGTCAACTGCTCCAGAGCCGGTTTGTATTATACACTCAGTTTCGGATGAAGTTTTCAATAACCAAAAATACAAACAATGGATCACTTCGTTATCTACCAAAGCTTCCAATATCTTGTCACCTACAAAAGCAATAGAAACAGTTAATTATCCAAGGAGTGCCTCTGCAATCACAGCTTTGAACATGTTGGATGATAGTTCATTTCCGCTCGGTAAAAACTGTCATCAAGGAAACTTGGATAGTTTAAAGAGAGATGGGTTTGTTATTGCATGTCCAAAGATGAAATTTATGTTTGGAAAAAACCCCGGGATAGAGTACCCAGAAGCTGGAATGGATGTGTCGCAGCTAAGAAATAACatttctgaagaaaaaccagATTATAAGGGTTTGGTTACAAAATCTCAACTCTTGAATAGCTCTCTTAATCTTCCAAAAGATTTTGCAGGCTCTGAAATACAGTTTTGTACTTTGGGCACTGGCTCAGCAATGCCTTCATTATACAGAAACGTTTCTTCCAATTTCGTTAAAATTCCCAAAAGAACATCAGGCCGGGACAATGATTCTGCCAAGGTTGTCAGTTCTACGAACAATATTTTACTTGACTGTGGTGAAGGTACTCTCGGAAGACTAGCAAGACAATATGGTGATAGTCTAAATGATGAGATTTCATCATTGAAGTGGATTTATATCTCTCATATGCATGCTGACCATCACGCTGGTGTAATTGGAGTCCTAAAGCTCTGGTTTTCGATATCAAGTACTTCTTCTAAGTTATTTTTATGTGGTCCCCCTCAATTTGAATCATGGTTAGAAGATTATTCCAAACTAGACAAGCTGGACCTGTCCAGAATAGTATTTCTTTCCAATAGTGCTGTCCGACGAGACAGATCTTTAACGGATGCCGATCAAATCAAGTATCGAATGCTTTTACAGGAACTTGACTTCGCTTCCTTTGAAACCGTTGCAGCAGTGCACTGCCCATTTTCGTATTGCACGCAATTTACAGGTAATGAGGGATGGAAAATTGCTTACTCTGGAGATACCAGACCTTCAGAAGAATTTATCGAAATAGGAACAGGTGCTACTGTTGTTATTCATGAAGCTACATTGGAGGATTCTATGCAGGAGATAGCTGTACGGAAACAACATTCTACCTATAGTGAAGCTTTAAGAGTTGGCCAACGTATGAATGCAAAAAGCATCATTTTAACACATTTTAGCCAAAGATATCCAAAGTTGCCTGAAGTGAATCTCACCGATCAACAACTAAATGTTGCTTTGGCATTTGATGGCATGTGCTTTAAAGCGTatgaaattccaaaatttaGGAATTATATAGAGCCTTTGGCCCATTTATTTACCGATGATGGTGTCACTGACTGTTAA
- the rtf2 gene encoding DNA replication termination factor Rtf2, whose translation MGNDGGSLPTRNELVKEPPKTRPLDIDFKRSLKQSKITQCSITGDPLSPPIVSCGLGRLYNKATILQMLLDRSSVPEAPNHIQSLKDVVDLHAEQDEENKVLWVCPITRHEMSSAYQFAYIVPCGHVFENTAVKEFGENNCFQCNAPYEQENIIPINPSGEQIQALSKRLIMLTKSGKSHSLSVKKSSKKHKNPEKKRKIFNDSDEVPSLTSVDSDSSLRKKSKSDFEGNSNSESARKERIKA comes from the exons ATGGGAAATGATG GAGGTTCCTTACCAACGCGAAATGAGTTAGTCAAAGAGCCACCAAAAACGCGTCCACTTGACATTGATTTTAAGCGTTCTTTGAAGCAATCAAAAATTACCCAGTGCTCAATAACCGGCGATCCTTTGTCACCGCCCATCGTTTCTTGTGGTCTTGGAAGGTTATACAACAAAGCGACAATATTGCAAATGCTTTTAGATCGCAGTAGCGTCCCTGAAGCACCTAATCATATTCAGTCGCTGAAAGACGTTGTCGATCTCCATGCTGAGCAAgacgaagaaaacaaagtattATGGGTGTGCCCCATCACAAGACATGAAATGTCTAGCGCCTATCAATTTGCTTATATCGTCCCCTGTGGCCAtgtctttgaaaatacTGCAGTAAAAGAATTTGGAGAAAATAATTGCTTTCAG TGTAATGCTCCTtatgaacaagaaaatataaTCCCCATTAATCCCAGCGGTGAACAAATACAGGCATTAAGTAAACGTTTAATAATGCTTACAAAATCCGGAAAATCCCACAGTCTTAGTGTGAAGAAG TCATCAAAAAAGCACAAGAATccagagaaaaaaaggaaaatttttaatgattctGACGAAGTACCGTCACTTACATCTGTCGATTCAGACTCTTcattgagaaaaaaaagcaagtctGATTTTGAAGGCAATTCAAATTCCGAGTCCGCCAGAAAAGAACGGATTAAGGCATAa
- the pis1 gene encoding CDP-diacylglycerol--inositol 3-phosphatidyltransferase Pis1 — protein MVEKVEKDPNVYLFAPNLIGFTRVFLVLISLCFMSWHPNYCTILYLFSSLLDAFDGWTARKLNQSTNFGAILDMVTDRCATSCLLCFLCAAYPKYAIIFQLLVSLDLASHYMHMYSTIHQGAKSHKSMTNKHSWLLRMYYSNNNVLFVFCAANEMFFVALYLLSFTPASPPKLGFVRVPTFVYSTGYLPLSYPTLLTVLCGPICFAKQLINVVQLVNASNALVGMDIEQRKNPKKTK, from the exons ATGGtagaaaaagtagaaaagGATCCCAATGTCTATTTGTTTGCTCCCAATCTAATTG GATTTACTAGagtttttttggttttgattTCGTTGTGTTTCATGTCATGGCACCCAAATTATTGCACGATTctgtatttattttctagTTTATTAGATGCCTTTGATGGTTGGACAGCCCGCAAGCTGAATCAGTCTACTAATTTTGGTGCCATCCTAGACATGGTCACTGACAGATGCGCAACTTCATGTTTGCTCTGTTTCCTTTGTGCTGCGTATCCGAAGTATGCTATTATCTTTCAGTTGCTTGTAAGTTTGGACCTTGCCAGTCATTACATGCACATGTATAGCACAATCCATCAAGGTGCCAAATCTCATAAATCAATGACAAACAAACATTCTTGGTTGTTACGCATGTATTATAGTAACAACAAcgttcttttcgttttttgcGCCGCAAACGAAATGTTTTTTGTCGCACTTTACTTGCTTTCATTCACGCCAGCTTCTCCTCCCAAATTAGGTTTCGTCCGTGTACCTACTTTTGTCTATTCAACTGGCTACTTACCACTTTCTTATCCTACCCTTTTGACGGTGCTTTGTGGGCCCATCTGTTTTGCCAAGCAATTGATCAATGTCGTCCAACTTGTCAACGCCTCTAACGCACTTGTCGGTATGGATAttgaacaaagaaaaaatccaaagaaaacgaagtaG
- the csk1 gene encoding cyclin-dependent kinase activating kinase Csk1, giving the protein MCGKEIWDSLSQVEHLSDGTISEVYVGVNKRNNIAYVVKIQETRFKRPPHDAIRGRNILKDLKHPHIQRLLGSFSEPSTSCLHLITEYKPFVLSEISNKLPKNVKINIVSQLADALQYLENNGILHRDIHPNNVLLASEEGPAYLTDFSIAWSEEYPGDEKEELISQIGTGHYRAIETLFGCRTYRHEVDRWSFGVLIAELFADAPLFDDGSSEGWPSELRLISNIFQTLGTPNVEMWPELANCPDWNKFIFHEYPPKPWENILPNTDSTVRKVVSKLVNYPNRASPAYVIDNIHF; this is encoded by the exons ATGTgtggaaaagaaatatggGATTCTCTTTCTCAAGTTGAACATTTGTCAGATGGGACTATAAGTGAGGTGTATGTAGGGgtgaataaaagaaacaacatTGCGTACGTTGTAAAGATTCAAGAAACTAGGTTTAAACGTCCACCACATGATGCGATACGCGGAAGAAATATCTTGAAGGATTTAAAGCATCCACACATTCAGCGTCTGCTTGGGTCATTTTCCGAGCCTTCTACTTCCTGTTTACATTTGATTACGGAATACAAGCCCTTTGTGCTTTctgaaatttcaaacaaattgcCCAAAAATGTTAAAATTAACATCGTTTCTCAGCTCGCTGATGCACTTCAGTACCTCGAGAACAATGGAATTTTACACAGGGATATACACCCAAATAATGTTTTGCTAGCTTCTGAAGAAGGACCAGCTTATCTCACAGATTTCAGCATTGCCTGGTCAGAAGAGTATCCTGGCGacgaaaaggaagaactaATATCCCAG ATCGGAACTGGTCACTATAGAGCAATCGAAACTTTGTTTGGCTGCCGAACATATCGGCATGAAGTGGATCGCTGGTCTTTCGGCGTTCTTATTGCAGAGCTATTCGCAGACGCTCCTCTATTTGATGACGGAAGTTCGGAGGGTTGGCCTAGTGAGTTACGACTTATCAGTAATATATTTCAAACACTTGGCACTCCGAATGTTGAGATGTGGCCG GAGCTTGCAAATTGCCCTGATTGGaataaattcatctttCACGAATATCCACCAAAGCCATGGGAAAATATTTTGCCGAATACTGATTCAACTGTCCGTAAAGTGGTTTCTAAGCTTGTTAACTATCCAAATCGAGCTTCTCCAGCTTATGTTATAGAcaatattcatttttag
- the erd101 gene encoding Erd1-like protein, which translates to MDLEVVEFPLHHKLALPFRIGLLFILGTWLWSFCCHYIYYLNKQDFDFTNARTGVRQATVLPGATFTDLRTDLEQATSKNTIIKRINYEAGYCFSIIISISWLIGFLLFILNTRGDVKGLYTHPLYPTMWMIATVVLVTIPFPWRFRPVQRSLQNCIIRVFFLFHANSYYPHKDLLLSEMFTSYAKMLGDFYVFGCVLKGHITKYTLRPDLKCDGTLFVPLLMTYPFVVATLQSLHYAIRHRKTALKISLLNALKHALAFPLIYLSALIHAERSKFKLASSHGYLFWAWNLLALLNSVYTFCWDTYVDWGINFPFEKVPSRRRLPFVAYFLAAILNFILRITWSLKLYPRLYQYHDYEMGMFSFEMLEVLRRNLWLLFHLDASL; encoded by the exons ATGGATTTGGAAGTCGTCGAGTTCCCTCTGCATCATAAATTGGCCCTTCCATTTCGAATTGGACTCTTGTTCATTCTGG GTACATGGCTTTGGTCTTTTTGCTGCcattatatttattatttaaacAAACAGGATTTTGACTTTACAAATGCGAGAACTGGTGTACGGCAAGCTACAGTGCTGCCAGGTGCTACTTTTACGGATCTTCGAACTGATTTGGAGCAAGCgacttcaaaaaatacaataaTAAAACGAATCAATTACGAAGCTGGATATTGTTTCTCCATAATTATATCCATCTCGTGGTTAATAggctttttgcttttcatccTTAACACGCGCGGTGATGTTAAAGGCTTATATACCCATCCTTTGTATCCAACGATGTGGATGATCGCAACTGTTGTTTTGGTGACGATCCCTTTCCCTTGGAGATTTCGGCCAGTACAACGATCGCTTCAAAATTGTATTATACGAGTTTTTTTCCTGTTTCACGCAAATTCCTATTATCCTCACAAAGACCTTCTTTTGTCAGAAATGTTTACATCTTATGCAAAAATGTTGGGAGACTTTTACGTTTTTGGTTGTGTTTTGAAAGGTCACATAACCAAATACACACTCCGTCCTGACTTAAAATGCGATGGCACCCTTTTTGTTCCATTATTGATGACCTATCCCTTCGTCGTTGCTACACTTCAATCACTACATTATGCGATAAGGCATAGGAAGACAGCTTTAAAAATAAGCTTACTTAATGCTTTAAAGCATGCGCTGGCGTTCCCACTTATTTACTTATCTGCACTAATTCATGCCGAACGATCAAAATTTAAATTAGCTTCGAGTCATGGTTATCTTTTTTGGGCTTGGAACTTACTTGCTCTATTAAATTCTGTCTACACTTTCTGCTGGGACACATACGTTGACTGGGGTATAaactttccttttgaaaaagtcCCATCAAGAAGACGCCTTCCGTTTGTTGCCTATTTCTTGGCTGCTATATtaaatttcattcttcGTATTACTTGGAGTTTGAAGCTTTATCCTAGATTGTATCAATATCATGATTATGAAATGGGTATGTTCTCATTCGAAATGCTGGAAGTCCTCCGAAGGAACCTCTGGCTATTGTTTCATTTAGATGCATCCCTTTAA
- the cct2 gene encoding chaperonin-containing T-complex beta subunit Cct2 yields the protein MDMVNENPEYIFAEDIDSLSFNPHQIFSDRGTQERGENARLSSFVGAIAVGDLVKSTLGPKGMDKILQSGTSGDIIVTNDGATILKAIALDNAAAKVLVNISKVQDDEVGDGTTSVCVFAAELLRQAEILVNSKIHPQVIIDGFRIGAKKAIEALQASAVDNSKDPELFRKDLENIARTTLSSKILSQSKNHFAKLAVDAVLRLKQNINLDNIQIIKILGGKMEDSFLDEGFILNKSIGVNCPKVMEDANILIANTPMDTDKVKVFGARLRVDTTGKLAELERAEREKMKDKVERIKTHNINCFINRQLIYNWPEQLFADAGIMSIEHADFDGIERLSLVTGGEIASTFEHPELVKLGHCKRIEEVIIGEDKMIKFSGVDAGEACTIVLRGATNQLLDEAERAVHDALAVLSQTITESRVTLGGGSAEMLMARAVEEAATHEPGKRAIAVSAFAKALTQLPTILADNAGYDSSELVAQLKAAHYDGKTTMGLDMDKGEIADMSEKGILESLKLKQAVVSSGSEGAQLLLRVDTILRAAPRARERM from the exons ATGGATATggtaaatgaaaatccTGAATATATTTTTGCTGAAGACATTGATAGTCTG TCTTTCAATCCTCATCAAATTTTTAGTGATCGAGGAACTCAAGAACGAGGCGAAAACGCCCGTTTGTCGTCCTTTGTTGGCGCTATTGCAGTCGGCGATTTGGTAAAAAGCACTTTGGGACCAAAGGGAATG GATAAAATTCTTCAGTCTGGCACTTCCGGAGATATTATAGTTACCAATGATGGCGCAACCATCTTAAAAGCAATTGCTTTGGATAATGCTGCCGCGAAGGTTTTAGTAAATATTTCGAAGGTTCAAGATGATGAGGTTGGTGATGGCACTACTAGTGTCTGTGTTTTCGCTGCTGAGCTTCTTCGTCAAGCCGAAATCTTGGTAAATTCTAAGATTCATCCCCAAGTAATTATTGACGGATTTCGTATTGGTGCTAAGAAGGCTATTGAGGCTCTCCAAGCATCTGCAGTAGACAATTCAAAGGATCCCGAGTTGTTTCGCAAAGATTTAGAAAATATTGCCAGAACTACATTATCGTCAAAAATCCTTTCTCAGAGTAAGAATCACTTTGCAAAACTAGCAGTCGATGCTGTTCTTCGgttgaaacaaaacattaATTTGGATAACATTCAAATCATTAAAATCCTTGGTGGTAAAATGGAAGACTCTTTCTTGGATGAAGGCTTCATTCTCAACAAAAGTATAGGCGTAAACTGCCCCAAAGTTATGGAGGATGCCAATATACTCATTGCAAACACCCCGATGGATACCGACAAAGTCAAAGTTTTCGGCGCTAGACTTCGCGTTGACACCACTGGAAAACTTGCTGAATTAGAGCGTGCTGAGCGTGAGAAGATGAAGGATAAGGTTGAAAGAATTAAGACTCATAATATTAATTGTTTCATCAACCGCCAGCTCATCTATAATTGGCCTGAACAGCTTTTTGCTGACGCCGGAATTATGTCTATTGAACACGCTGACTTTGACGGTATAGAACGTCTATCGTTAGTGACTGGTGGTGAAATTGCTTCAACTTTTGAGCATCCTGAGCTTGTCAAGCTTGGTCATTGTAAACGAATTGAAGAAGTTATCATCGGTGAAGACAAAATGATCAAATTCTCTGGTGTTGATGCCGGTGAAGCATGTACCATCGTCCTGCGTGGTGCTACTAACCAGCTTCTCGATGAAGCTGAACGTGCCGTTCATGATGCTCTTGCCGTTCTCTCGCAAACTATTACGGAATCTAGAGTAACCTTGGGTGGTGGTAGTGCCGAGATGCTAATGGCTCGTGCTGTTGAAGAGGCAGCAACTCATGAACCTGGTAAGCGTGCTATTGCGGTTTCCGCTTTTGCTAAAGCTCTTACTCAACTTCCAACCATTTTGGCGGATAATGCAGGTTATGATTCCAGTGAACTAGTAGCACAACTGAAGGCTGCTCACTATGACGGTAAAACCACAATGGGTCTTGATATGGACAAGGGAGAAATTGCTGATATGAGCGAAAAGGGAATTTTAGAATCCTTGAAGTTGAAGCAAGCCGTCGTTTCCAGTGGTAGTGAGGGAGCTCAACTTTTACTTCGTGTTGACACAATTTTGAGAGCTGCTCCTAGAGCTCGTGAAAGGATGTga